In the Henningerozyma blattae CBS 6284 chromosome 8, complete genome genome, one interval contains:
- the TBLA0H00510 gene encoding uncharacterized protein: MHSTPENTSRLQTAETNRYHTVEQQSGNRNYIDTIFNKVKKIAYSITKWKYMSPFLQIDEIFENEESSQQLETNNLDTSNKSLSTKLYLELMILTVLSIWIGATSLLLSRFHTSSFGVQLKVISLSTYMIYAISFASVILFGFRYLRYSNNPPMPISECMIQNCQNCLNSYSENESNDILVTIFSLFTFLSLIYFYILWPSFVNDTLPIYQSSFITIVFYSFLFIFSTLIMVIYIVDILFVHPIDIIKR, encoded by the coding sequence ATGCATAGCACTCCTGAGAATACTTCACGATTACAAACTGCTGAGACAAACAGATATCATACTGTAGAACAACAGAGTGGAAATCGTAACTATATAGACACTATCTTTAACAAGGTCAAGAAAATTGCCTATAGTATTACCAAATGGAAATACATGAGTCCATTCCTACAAATCGATGagatatttgaaaatgaagagTCATCACAACAGTTGGAAACTAATAATTTGGATACTAGCAACAAGAGTCTAAGTACTAAATTATATCTtgaattaatgattttaacTGTTCTATCTATATGGATAGGAGCTACTTCTTTATTGCTTTCCAGGTTTCATACTTCTAGCTTTGGCGTACAGTTAAAGGTTATTAGTCTTAGCACTTACATGATTTATGCTATCTCATTTGCATCAGTTATCTTGTTTGGGTTTAGGTATTTaagatattcaaataacCCCCCAATGCCAATTTCAGAATGTATGATTCAAAATTGTcaaaattgtttaaattcATATTCAGAAAATGAAAGTAACGATATATTGGTTACAATATTCAGCTTATTTACTTTCctatcattaatatatttctatattCTTTGGCCGTCTTTTGTGAATGACACTTTGCCTATATATCAATCGAGTTTCATCACCattgtattttattctttccTTTTTATATTCAGTACTTTAATTATGGTAATATACATTGTAGATATTCTTTTTGTACATCCAATTGACATTATTAAGAGATAA
- the TBLA0H00520 gene encoding Zn(II)2Cys6 transcription factor domain-containing protein, with the protein MAAKIKNINKTAKIKNMDILTGKEKILGDVFKFVTPYKQRIFSLSEPSNTDCNNVSIIDITGQWKQSGRIPTLNKFTTSILELKNLKKYKKIDSASPQTVSCFNNTDAKIKNSLQIDSQNTLPLLKTPKSEVQLISPINQSASNHNIRKLKFALMVVPKLIEDNNKNEFSNTVKLPHFESILIEPNTTEILRTKDKKNNSNNEFIYNISTCGTENSTTKTNFKFLNKNNMTIKTSNAMKINKIITRSRNGCWICRLRKKKCSETKPSCDNCKRLTLHCDYNKIQPEYIVNPIEKRKKLLGYKEYNKGSQETINERK; encoded by the coding sequence ATGGCGgctaaaataaaaaatattaacaaaaCTGCAAAGATCAAAAACATGGATATTTTAACTggaaaagagaaaatattaggtgatgtatttaaatttgttacTCCTTATAAAcaaagaatattttctcTATCCGAGCCCAGTAATACCGATTGCAATAATGTTTCAATTATAGATATTACAGGTCAATGGAAACAGAGTGGGAGGATACCGAcattgaataaatttacGACATCCATACtggaattaaaaaatttaaaaaagtataaaaaaattgattcaGCATCACCTCAAACGGTATCATGTTTCAACAACACTGATGCtaagattaaaaattctttacaaATAGATTCTCAAAATACCTTGCCTTTATTAAAAACTCCAAAATCCGAAGTTCAACTGATAAGTCCAATAAATCAATCTGCTAGTAATCATaatataagaaaattaaaattcgCATTAATGGTAGTAccaaaattaatagaagataataataaaaatgaattttcaaatactGTTAAACTACCTCATTTCGAATCAATATTAATCGAACCTAATACTACAGAAATATTAAGAACCAaagataagaaaaataattcgaataatgaatttatttacaaCATTAGCACGTGTGGGACAGAAAATTCTACAACTAAAactaatttcaaatttttaaataaaaataatatgacTATAAAAACTAGCAATGCTATGAAgatcaataaaataataactagATCAAGAAATGGATGTTGGATTTGCAGATTACGTAAGAAGAAATGTTCAGAGACAAAGCCATCATGTGATAATTGCAAACGTTTGACGTTGCATTGTGATTATAACAAAATACAACCTGAATACATTGTAAATCCCATTGAAAAACGAAAAAAACTTTTAGGttataaagaatataacAAGGGAAGTCAAGAAACAATTAATGAGAGAAAATAG
- the MRPL11 gene encoding mitochondrial 54S ribosomal protein uL10m (similar to Saccharomyces cerevisiae MRPL11 (YDL202W); ancestral locus Anc_8.449): MLLQRIQLAHIYKPHIGSFGGVLRSLTAFPQGGVSYYATKAKKQKTKGKKSSKDKSKEEEIKIESRKSFLLDWYRVLVDSNQLLLFVRHEKLDLSSQNFIKDHLVRGKHNGKFTVIRNNLFKLALARPIIDPALTRKAKSKFLNSRKETSNSITPLLKGPTGVVAIPLADPKATRSVLRLVRNEIPESLEILGGMVDGQFFNVQQLETFQTLPTHAQLHGQLLYILQQSSSLVSLIQKPVGLLSNVLDARLKMEEENKV, from the coding sequence ATGCTATTACAGAGGATACAGTTGGCTCATATATACAAGCCTCATATTGGAAGTTTTGGAGGTGTTTTAAGGAGCCTAACAGCTTTTCCACAAGGTGGTGTATCTTATTATGCTACCAAAGCTAAGAAACAAAAGACTAAGGGTAAAAAGAGCTCTAAAGATAAAAgtaaagaagaagagataaaaatagaatcaAGAAAGTCCTTCTTGTTAGATTGGTATAGGGTATTAGTAGATTCAAATCAGttactattatttgtaCGACATGAAAAGTTGGATTTAAGCTCCcagaattttattaaagatcATCTAGTTCGCGGTAAACATAATGGTAAATTTACAGTTATTAGAAATAACTTGTTTAAATTAGCATTGGCTCGCCCAATAATTGATCCAGCTTTGACTAGGAAAGCAAAAtcgaaatttttaaattccaGGAAGGAAACCTCGAATTCTATCACCCCTCTCTTAAAGGGACCAACTGGGGTTGTCGCTATACCATTAGCAGATCCCAAAGCCACCCGTTCTGTATTACGTCTTGTTCGTAATGAAATACCTGAAAGTTTGGAAATACTGGGTGGTATGGTTGACGgtcaattttttaatgttCAACAATTGGAAACCTTTCAAACTCTACCAACTCACGCACAATTACATGgtcaattattatatattctacAGCAATCATCATCGTTGGTATCTTTAATACAAAAGCCTGTAGGATTATTGTCTAACGTTTTAGATGCACGTTTAAAAATGGAAGAGGAAAATaaagtttaa
- the TRM8 gene encoding tRNA (guanine46-N7)-methyltransferase (similar to Saccharomyces cerevisiae TRM8 (YDL201W); ancestral locus Anc_8.448): MPNKDPTTKRYTYRANKEENRKELKHVKIVVDEDAKKLKKIDLPKKRFYRQRAHSNPFSDHQLDYPISPDQMDWFRLYPHYYDETKKEMTQKVTIADIGCGFGGLLIKLSPSFPQDLILGMEIRVQVTNYVEDRIIALRNNHVKKNGYQNINVIRGNAMKFLPNFFEKGQLSKLFFCFPDPHFKQRKHKARIITDTLLSEYAYVLKEGGIIYTITDVKDLHEWMVKHLESHPLFERLSKEWESTDKCVEIMTNSTEEGQKVERKRGDKYIACFKRLPIPEII; encoded by the coding sequence ATGCCTAATAAAGATCCAACAacaaaaagatatactTATAGAGCTAATAAGgaagaaaatagaaaagaattaaaacatGTCAAAATAGTTGTTGACGAAGATGctaagaaattgaaaaagatagacttaccaaaaaaaagattttatAGACAGAGAGCACATTCAAATCCATTTTCTGATCATCAATTAGATTATCCAATATCACCTGATCAAATGGATTGGTTTAGATTATATCCTCACTACTATGATGAAACTAAAAAGGAAATGACACAAAAGGTTACAATTGCTGATATTGGCTGTGGGTTTGGTGggttattaattaaattatctcCATCATTTCCACAAGATTTGATATTGGGTATGGAAATTCGTGTTCAGGTCACTAATTATGTTGAAGATCGAATTATTGCACTAAGGAACAATcatgtgaaaaaaaatggctATCAAAACATCAATGTTATTAGGGGTAATgcaatgaaatttttaccaaacttttttgaaaaaggtCAATTGtccaaattatttttctgtTTCCCTGACCCACATTTTAAGCAAAGAAAGCATAAAGCAAGAATTATAACAGATACTTTATTATCAGAATATGCATACGTATTAAAAGAAGGTGGTATTATTTATACCATTACAGATGTAAAAGATTTACATGAATGGATGGTTAAACATTTAGAAAGTCATCCATTATTTGAAAGGTTAAGCAAGGAATGGGAATCTACAGATAAATGTGTTGAAATTATGACAAATTCTACAGAAGAAGGTCAAAAAGTTGAGAGGAAAAGGGGTGACAAATATATAGCTTGTTTCAAAAGATTGCCAATTCcagaaattatttaa
- the GGC1 gene encoding Ggc1p (similar to Saccharomyces cerevisiae GGC1 (YDL198C); ancestral locus Anc_8.445) — MSQDKKQSGIARLLGSASAGILEICVFHPVDTISKRLMTNHTKVVSASELNKVIFKEYATIPFGKRLFTLFPGLGYAASYKVLQRVYKYGGQPFVNEYLNKNFKKDFDNAFGAKTGKAMISATAGSLIGIGEIILLPLDVLKIKSQTNPDAFKGRGFVKILKEEGFFNLYRGWGWTIARNAPGSFALFGGNSFTKEYLFGLKDHSKASWEQNFVSSIVGACSSLIVSAPLDVIKTRIQNRSFDNPESGMTIVKNTLKKEGVTAFFKGLTPKLLTTGPKLVFSFTLAQTLIPKFEELINGKK, encoded by the coding sequence ATGAGCCAAGACAAGAAACAAAGTGGTATTGCTCGATTACTAGGTTCAGCTTCAGCTGGTATCTTAGAAATCTGTGTTTTCCATCCGGTTGACACGATTTCTAAAAGACTAATGACTAACCACACAAAGGTGGTATCTGCCAGTGAATTGAATAaagttatttttaaagagTATGCAACCATACCATTTGGTAAGCGTTTATTTACTTTGTTTCCAGGCTTAGGCTATGCAGCATCATATAAAGTTTTACAAAGGGTTTATAAGTATGGTGGTCAGCCCTTTgttaatgaatatttaaataaaaatttcaagaaagattttgataatGCATTTGGTGCTAAAACTGGTAAGGCAATGATTTCTGCTACTGCTGGTTCACTGATTGGGATTggtgaaattattttattacctttagatgttttaaaaattaagagTCAAACCAATCCAGATGCTTTTAAAGGTAGAGGTTTTGTGAAGATCTTGAAGGAAGAAGGCTTCTTTAACCTTTATAGAGGTTGGGGCTGGACAATTGCAAGAAATGCCCCAGGCTCATTCGCGTTATTCGGTGGTAATTCATTTACCAaggaatatttatttggcTTGAAGGATCATTCCAAAGCATCATGGGAGCAAAATTTTGTATCATCTATTGTAGGTGCCTGTTCTTCATTGATTGTATCTGCCCCATTAGATGTTATTAAGACAAGAATCCAAAATAGAAGTTTTGATAATCCAGAAAGCGGTATGACCATTGTCAAGAAtactttgaaaaaagaaggTGTTACTGCCTTCTTTAAAGGATTAACaccaaaattattaactaCTGGTCCAAAGTTAGTATTTTCATTTACACTGGCACAAACATTAATAccaaaatttgaagaattaattaatggCAAAAAGTAA